Genomic DNA from Macadamia integrifolia cultivar HAES 741 chromosome 6, SCU_Mint_v3, whole genome shotgun sequence:
taatctcctctctctctctctctgtctctctctgtaAGTTTCTGTTTTCTATTTGTGTTAATGTCAgttcattgttgttgttgtctggATTGAGTTAAACAGAAGTAGACTTGAATTTTCTGATACACAGAACAAAGCAATGAACATCGTTTTAGTGATTGAAAGGTTGAGATGGTTGCTGTGTCTACTCATCGGTCGGGCTTGCTCTCATGTAAAGAGAAAAGGTAGCCCTTTGGGAAACTCTTTCTCTTAGACGAGAGTCTTAAGTAACTCAGCACTTCAAAGACAAAAGTCACGGAGCTTGGTCCTCAATTGTAATATTGGGAAGTCATATGTTACCTGTGGTCTGAAGCCCTAGAATTAACCTTTTAGATCTTTCTTAGCAGTGATTTTGTTGAAAAGGGTACTGCCAAGGTTTTAAAAGTCAGATTGGAATTGGCTGATTGGACTTGGGATCAGCTGATCCCGATTTGGATTAATCCTGATTTTTTACAAATGAGTTCTGATAAAATTTGAAACGTTCGCCTGATTCTGGACTGATTGAGACTGGTCCCATACCTGATTCTGAGTTTTTAAACCTTGGGCACTGCAGGAAAATTGTATACAGATTGTTTGGGTTCCTTTCGTATATGTAATCTGAGATATTTTTGGGGTGGCTGTTTTTGTATTATTAGTCTTTGATTGTATTGCTTGGTTGCTATCTTAATAAcaattcttttcatttctttttgggGTGCAGAGTTGCTATAGTTTTTAATTGTGAGGCTTGTCTGCTCTTTTTTTGCAACAGAGTCTGGAGATTAGTAGAAAACTCCTTATGTCAAAGATGGAAGTTAAAATTGCAAAGAAGACCCAGTAGTCTGCACTGCCAGCAGTAGGTAGTGTATCATTTCTTCATTCCCTATTCCCTATTTGGTCCTCGCATCACTTTGCTTCTATTCTTTAAGGACCAAAGAAAGGAAGCCCCGAATTGTCTTAACGTGGATTCGGAAATCAGCAATTAACGACTCAAAGTGAAAGGGGGTTGGGTGGTCAAGGAAGATATAATAGAGGTGAAAGCCAGAAATGTTTCTCCAGTGTCACACTACGGCATTCTGTGGTCACCGGAACTATTTTGTGTTTGGCTCAGGATTCAGAACTCAACCTACATATCATCAAAGGAAAGAAGTGGGGTTTCCTGTGGGAGTCAACAACCGAGGAATGGCTGAGATTGGATATTCTTCTGGGCAGAAGAGTTGGATCACTCACTGCCAGGCATCTGGTGAAAGTCATGACAGTCCTACTGAGAAAGGTGATCTACCAGTCCATGGATTCTCTGATATAGTTGTGGGAGTCCTGGGGGGAGGCCAGCTGGGTCGCATGCTATGTCAGGCAGCTTCTCAGATGGCCATCAAAGTAGCAATTTTGGATCCACACGAGAACTGTCCAGCAAGTGCGCTTTCCTATGATCATATGGTTGGAAGCTATGATGATAGTGATACAGTTCAGGAATTTGCAAAAAGATGTGGAGTATTGACTGTGGAAATTGAACATGTTGATGCAATTACGCTAGAGAAACTTGAGAAACAAGGAGTCGATTGCCAGCCCAAAGCCTCTACAATCCGTATAATCCAAGACAAATATCTCCAGAAAGTTCATTTTTCTAGGAATGCAATCCCAGTTCCTGATTTTATGCAGATCGGTGATCTTGAAAGTGCAGAGAAGGCAGGGGACTCATTTGGTTACCCTCTTATGATCAAGAGTAAAAGGCTAGCCTATGATGGGCGTGGAAATGCCGTTGCTCACAGCAAAGAGGAgatttcttcttctgttgctgCTCTTGGAGGATATAATCGAGGCTTATATGCTGAGAAGTGGGCCCCATTTGTAAAGGAGCTGGCTGTTATTGTGGCAAGGGGAAGAGACAATTCTATTTCATGCTATCCTGTTGTTGAAACAATTCACCAGGATAATATCTGTCACATAGTTAAGGCACCAGCTGATGTACCGTGGATGATCAGAAGCCTGGCTACTGATCTTGCAAAAAAGGCAATTACTTCATTAGAAGGAGTTGGTGTGTTTGCGGTTGAGCTTTTTTTGACAAGGGATGGACAGATTTTGCTAAATGAAGTAGCTCCTAGACCTCATAATAGTGGGCATCACACAATTGAATCTTGTTTTACTTCACAATATGAGCAGCATTTGCGCGCTGTCATTGGTCTTCCACTTGGTGATCCATCAATGAAAACACCAGCTGCCGTTATGTACAATATACTTGGCGAAGAGGATGGGGAGTGGGGTTTCTATTTGGCAAACCAGCTGCTTGGTAGGGCACTGAGAACTCCTGGGGCTTCTGTTCATTGGTATGATAAGCTAGAGATGCGAAAGCAGCGGAAGATGGGCCATATCACAATTGTGGGCCCATCTCTGGGCATAGTGGAACGGTGGTTGAATTCAATGCTGAGTGAAGAAAGACTGGAAGGTCAGAATTTCACTGCTCCACTTGTTGGGATTATAATGGGTTCTGATTCTGATCTTCCAGTCATGAGGGAAGCTGCAAATATTTTGGATTCTTTTGGTGTGCCAATTGAGGTGAGGATAGTTTCAGCGCACCGAACACCTGAAATGATGTACTCTTATGCTTTGTCTGCTCGGGAACGAGGACTTCAGGTTATTATTGCTGGTGCTGGTGGTGCCGCCCACTTGCCTGGTATGGTGGCTGCATTGACTCCATTGCCTGTTATTGGTGTCCCTGTACGTGCGTCTTCACTTGATGGGCTTGATTCCCTCTTATCAATTGTTCAGATGCCAAGAGGTGTTCCTGTTGCAACGGTTGCAATAAACAATGCGAGAAATGCTGCTTTGTTAGCAGCTAGGATTTTAGCAGTTGGGGATGCTGATTTGCAGGCTAGAATAATCCAATATCAACAAGACATGAAGGATGATGTCTTGACGAAGGCCGACAAGCTGGAGCAAGATGGGTGGGAAGGATATTCAAATCCTTGATCTCTCTGACATACTGTCTTTGTAACATTCAAATGGCTTGAGTAGTTTTAATATAAATGAAGGAATAAACatcaaattttggttttttccttTGCCTGCAATTCGTAACCTTTGTTTGACATAGCTGCCTAAATCagttccctctctctccctctctcacgtcACTTCAAAATCTCATTCATTTGCTTCAAAAGATTAATCCCCTCTAAAGGCCTCCCCTCCTTGCAATACCCAATAAACATTGTATTGAAAGAGACCACGGTTAGATTTAGTTCCATTTCCAAAGCTTCTTTCAGCAGCTCCATAACCATTGCCTCATCCTACCTACCTACCTCGCAGAAACCATCCATGATTGCAGTATATGTATTAAATGTCAGGTCTCTTGGAATGATTCTTGTTCTTCATTGACAGTTCCCACCCTTGACCCATGACCTCAAAAACCTCGATTGCTTTCTGCAATTTCCTCTTTCTGCAGTAGCCATTGGTCAGAATCATGAAAGTTACAACATTTGGATGCAACTCACTTCCTACTATGTCATCCAAAACCCTTCTGTGCTAGTCGAGACAATTTTTTCCTTGCAATGAGACTGGTACATTAGACCAAAAGTTCCAGATTGTTCAAATCCAAAAGCATCAGGGATCGAATGTTGTCGAAAAAAGTCAAGAACTTCAGCCTGCTTGTTGGTGGGTAAATTTCTATAAGTTTCAAGAAAATACGCAACTTTTTGTTCAACAAATGCTGTTCCTCAGCGAGTCTTATCCCATTTTCCCCCCAGATCAATGTTCTTTTTCTTATGGGTAGTTGGTGGCCTATCACATTAGTCAACCAAAATTTGATTGGTTGTGGTGGTTAATCTACCACTTTCCTCACCAGAAACAGAATCTTGCTTTTGGAGTAATCTCTCTCTTATTCCAAAATGATCAACAGCTCAGAACGATATGCCTTTGTAGGTTGTCTATCAAAGGATGTAAACGCTGCAAAAAGTCACAACTTGCCTTTTTTGGCTTCTGGAGAGGTTAAGATCACTGTGACCACAACattatggaagaaagaaagatgaagGAGACAGAGCAAGAGAGGACAATGTATAACAGAGAACGAATGCAAGAGACTGGACTAGTGTTAATCCAGAAATGAGAACCAGCTGCATAATCTTTTGTCAAAGTTCTCAGTGCACGTGACTTGACATTGGTTTAAAATGGAAATCCAGACATGAAGATTCCCAACAACTAAGAGCAGTTCTGGGTAAGTAGTTATAATATGTAACAGAAAAACCAGACCAACCCATAAAACAGCTTCTGTCATATTATACTTAAAAGATTTATATGATCATAAGACAAGGATGATCTGTTTCAGAGTGTACTACTAATAATAatcctttcttttttgctttggGGACAATTACATTACAGAAGGACAAATGAGGGATCAATAAAGTTAAAATCAGAATTGCAGATCAGATGAGAACACCACCTCAACAGTTGATTCAAACTCTTAGAGATCTGCTAAATGTCTTGTAAGAAGAAAGGCTCGTCTTTGGATCTgggtcttctcttcttccaggCTTTCTGCCCAAAATTGGTCTGAATAGCTTCTTCATGACCTTCAACAATCTTTTACGTCGTCCTTGTCGCACCTGTGACACCATTGGTTGCAGTTGAGGGCCTCGGGGCTCCAGGGACCAAATCATGTTGGGCTCCGAAAGACTCCTACCTAATATGGCTTGATTAAGTTTGATCTCGAAGGTGAGCCGTTCAAATTCATCGAACAATGAACTATCATCCCCAAATCTTCTCTGACTGCCTTCCATCACTAAAGACTCAGTGACTTAAGTCTTTAGAACCTCTCTCCTTTACATATATACAAGAAAAGTTAGGCACTCAAGGCAGTAATTGTTCCAGCTTGAAACGTAGTGAGTCAAGTTTAAGGAGCCAATTGTCTAATCCATGTTGAAGAAACCTTAACATTCACAGAAGAATATCAGAAAATGAAAAGGTAATGCTGTTTTCAACCTTAAATATCAATTGTGGAGATGGAGGGGGTTGAGTCTGGTGAGACTCTATAGAGAATTTCTCCAACCAAATATTGAAGCAACAGaagccattggtggtgaagCTAAACTGTTCAGCAACTTTATTCTTGTTTGCATCACAAAGAAATTCCATTTGGTCTTTTAGCCTTCTGTCCCAATcttatgtttcttcttcttttcctttatggGACTTACTCCACACAAAAGTAAGAGATTAGGCCCCTAGATTATAAACAATTTTACTGGACATATTTGCCTTTTGGTGATAATAAAAGCATACAGTTCCACAGACCTTCCTATTTTAAGGGAAATGTTGACTCTTATTATCCAGACCAGTGTATCAGTGGGATCTATAATCCATTTTCGTCATGAGTGGATCTCACTATTTTAGTGTTTGGGATTCCATGCATTGAAGgcaatctttgttttttttgccCTTCCCATATTATGGGTAGAATTCATCATCAAAACAAGCTTGGACAATGGATCCTTTGGAAGATGCATTGCATGGGTAAtacatacaacaacaacaacaacaaactcttTTCCCagcttaatggggttggctacatagatccaCGACCGATCGAAAtaaaaagcaaaggaaagagaatgggaaaagaaaaagaaaaaaaacagagcAACACAATACCTCCGGGACATCCTCCAAATAGCTCTGTTAGATGTCATACTGGGAACCAGGTTTAGCTTCTGCAAGTCTTTCCTAACCAACTCATGCCTCCCCCTAGCTTTTTTGGTTCCTTCCAAgatctgatcactcctccttacatgagcattcaaaggcctaCGTTGAACATCGCTAAACCACCTTAAACatcattctctgagcttatcttgAGTCGGAGCAACTCTCAAATCAGCTCTAGCCCAGtcattcctcactctctctcctagttttgccgcacatccatctcaacatacTCATCTTtgcacactcaacttatctatgttacgcttcttgattGCCTAAAATTCTACCTCATAGATCAAAAACGGTCTTACGACTATcttgtaaaattttcctttaagctttaaagatatacgtcgatcacacaatACCCCATATgcccctctccacttcatccattctactttaattttgtgagatacatcatcatcaatctcaccatctttatttataattgaccCTAAATATATGAAAGAGTCGCTTAGtgggatctctctctcctcaagtttcactACATCATTATCTGtgagtgactaaagttacatacCATATATTCCGTCTTTGTTCCACTAATTTTGAGACCCCTAGATTCCAAGGTAAATCTTCATAACTCCAACATATCATTGATCTCTGCCACTAGCACAATATCATCAGTGAAAAGCATACACCACTGAACCTCCCCTTAAAATTTCATAGATAACCGATCCATTATAAGTGTAAATAAATAACTTAAAGCGGATTCCTGATGCAATCGAATAATGATACGAAACTCATTGTCTTGACCTTCCACAGTTTTGACACTTGTCATCATgccctcatacatgtctttaaaaatatttacatatttacttgacacgCTTTTCTTCTCCAATGCATATCAGATGAACTCTCCGAGGACTCTGTCATATGCCTTTTTCTATGTCAATGAAGATCATATGGAGATCCTCTTGTAGGTTCTAGAcctttccataagcctcctaagAAGGTAAATTGCTTCCGTCATGGATTTCCCAGGAGTACAACTGAAtcggttcttggagatattggtTTATCTTCTTATATGGACTTCGATAATCTTCTCCCACAATTACATAGGTAATTCTTACATGtcatatatacatattttttttgggtacatacatgtcatattaaaaaggTGGAAAAGAGCATCAAAAAGTGCTTTAATTGATAACTTCCAAACATTTTCATAACATCGAAGGTAtaaaattatgggagagggttcttgaGCAAGAAACATAGGGAGTGCACGAATGAGTAAAAGTAAAATGATTTCAGACATGAGGGCAAAAAGATAATTTCATGTGAAGAGAAGATAGACAAAGAGAAATGATACTCAAATTATTAACGAATAAGGGTTCCCCATGATGTTAGGAGGGGGAGGGAGGAATATCCCTGACACACCAGTGCAGGGATGACATTATCCACATGGAGCCCAAGTGGTTatgatagaagagagagagagagagagaaaggccaTGTTTAAGAGGGCAAAGCACACTAGCgtcatggaaatttttttacctTTACTAAGATAgtgttttgattattttttttcctttaatctcAATGTATCTTGTAGAGTTATCTTTATAATCTAAACTTAATTAAGCTTATCCCAATTATAAAATAAGTAGGGAAGAATTGCTACCAACTACCTGATCACATGGTTTGTAAGGGCATTAATAtatatgagattttttatttcacaagagGCGAGGTAGTAATTTTGTACACTCCTGATCCGAGTGTAGATGCCAATGCCATTAGGTAGCGTTCTTTTTCTTAAAACATAATTTACCAAAGTATGGTGTTTGTCAATTACTTTACCAAAATATtgtaaatttctcaaaaaatgtTGCAACttagggccgtttgataacgtttcaagaaacgcgtttttgccgtttctgttttcagaaacagcagaaacagagtaaaaagcgtttgataaaactgtttcgtttcacttatttttagaaatagaaatataaatttttacttatttatggttcaagaaacgacccaggcgaaacaagttaaACTTGGTTTGTTTCgctgtttctgaaaacgacttgtggccattatttcactggttactattgatttctaaaaacataacttatcaaacaccttcaattccatttctgtttctagaaacgaaaatttatgtttctaccatttcttaaaacagaaacgatcagaaacgttatcaaatagACCCTTAGACTTGGCTAACGCGTACATCCCACGGCCACAGTCAGGCTCACGAAGAATTTCCGAAAGGGACAAATCAAGACGACTCGCGTGTTTACTCGGAAAAGGAAATCATAGAATACTTCATCGGTTCACCCTCTCACATCCCAACAACCAATCACGAACTACGTTTCCGTACTTTCTAAGTATCTGCTTCGAAAAGCTTTCTCTATTCTTTTCCAAGCAGAGGGCGGGAGGTCAAAGTCTCATCTTGTGGAGAATAAACCCTAAGaccaaaatttccaaatacGAAATTTGTTTCTCGTGGATCGAAAGCTTTAATTTAATCGTTTTGGGTTGTCTCTCCGATCTTGCCTGGCTGAATCTGGTTTCACTTTGATGGTTGACGCCGTTCCTTTTGATGCTCTGCTTAATTTCTATCACGGTTTCTTGTTCGGATGAAAGATGAGATTCCTGGAGATGTTTTCGTTCGTTTTCACAATCAGATTGAAAGGTTAGAGTATTCAGGTCCAAAGAGCTTAGATTTTTGTGACAATGGGTAGAAATAGAATTCTCGCCATTTTAGTCTTAGTTTTGATAGTTGCTGGCGGATCCAATGCATCGATGATTGGAAGGTTTCGAACAATGGTGAGGATTTTGCAGAAGGAGACTTTAAATCAAACGGAGGTAGCACTGCtttctgtttcatttctttttgttgGTTTCTGGACTTAGAATTTGAATTGATTGTTTTAGAACTGAGAGTGCTGAACCATCACTTTGTTTATAGATTAGTCCATCGCCTAGCCCCAGTTCGGATGATAAATCGAGAAATGAGACCCCTCAAACTCAAAGTTCCCAGAATGCGCGGGATGAAAGCCAGCCCATTGCTTCATGGAATGGAAAGTGTGATGTGTCGTCCAACAGGTGCATGGATCAGAAGAAGTTGATTGCCTGCCTACAACATCCTGAAGATGGTAATTAATTACCTCTTCTAATCCTTTATTGATTGGCGTATTGTGTTCATTTTTCATGAGTGCGCGGcttattgtcttcttcatatGGGTCTTTTTAATTCCCCATTCAATATATTCAATGTGCTCAAATTCATACCTGCTGGGTAGGTAGTTGTCTTAAGGCATTGAATAGATATTCCATAAGTTTCCCTATCTTATTTCTTAAGGTCTCAGATGGGCTTTGTCCATTC
This window encodes:
- the LOC122081867 gene encoding phosphoribosylaminoimidazole carboxylase, chloroplastic-like, encoding MFLQCHTTAFCGHRNYFVFGSGFRTQPTYHQRKEVGFPVGVNNRGMAEIGYSSGQKSWITHCQASGESHDSPTEKGDLPVHGFSDIVVGVLGGGQLGRMLCQAASQMAIKVAILDPHENCPASALSYDHMVGSYDDSDTVQEFAKRCGVLTVEIEHVDAITLEKLEKQGVDCQPKASTIRIIQDKYLQKVHFSRNAIPVPDFMQIGDLESAEKAGDSFGYPLMIKSKRLAYDGRGNAVAHSKEEISSSVAALGGYNRGLYAEKWAPFVKELAVIVARGRDNSISCYPVVETIHQDNICHIVKAPADVPWMIRSLATDLAKKAITSLEGVGVFAVELFLTRDGQILLNEVAPRPHNSGHHTIESCFTSQYEQHLRAVIGLPLGDPSMKTPAAVMYNILGEEDGEWGFYLANQLLGRALRTPGASVHWYDKLEMRKQRKMGHITIVGPSLGIVERWLNSMLSEERLEGQNFTAPLVGIIMGSDSDLPVMREAANILDSFGVPIEVRIVSAHRTPEMMYSYALSARERGLQVIIAGAGGAAHLPGMVAALTPLPVIGVPVRASSLDGLDSLLSIVQMPRGVPVATVAINNARNAALLAARILAVGDADLQARIIQYQQDMKDDVLTKADKLEQDGWEGYSNP